In a single window of the Stigmatopora nigra isolate UIUO_SnigA chromosome 7, RoL_Snig_1.1, whole genome shotgun sequence genome:
- the rusc1 gene encoding RUN and SH3 domain containing 1 isoform X2 — protein MQSSACSSQSAKPRRFDISRRATTYTGPKSRIAPKEDKNMNPITSSSPRRVTKAPVATPRTRPTVQPRAPFIQSRFSAQKQSSVPLKSAKPKPKSLRIAVTGKKISPPLPAAPSVLPLDPNCNEASLPCLCCDGRSPQDNNSMFNHNHNNNNTISLRHQLQLPPPPPVAPPQRKKETGVKEQLRLPSQPEPHSRPAVHEDILEKADLDDKKEAKSEEEEDESSSGDIDIDDEDDDDGDRDDEDDDDTLVPSCCDCPPSLLEFSLSSSTSSSSTSISSCSDLESDSADHYVPQRQDPLSVKDSSPQCQPPARSLPSLPIGHNPFKVTSRSPLSSPDEGYPSALDTPSPDYLGVKEDAEASKLGLLDFLESVGEFGKMERFSQVIQVARWDLEGEQNWDVLRDRLDHLDRLEKVNREIKLSYIARLHEKGCNLDDLEERDLSDVMDEMGNIDVGWKLYKNRSASIAESQEFSDAGVDLTAPSDCEDPLAPDSLTPSPAEPPPRPPKPPARHASVNSDLHTYINISRETTSMAVSTTPTLTTFSPNSSSPTFTTFRCEKPSPPSPPSIPPLPASKAIPYLTLYTTSAPSIPTPTPPIPPPRRRHLARKEAQRLAALQAEQEKTPLSLPPPTTRPPPLPPPPVISSSLPPPGIPPPPPPALPPPPSFHALDVEIRKLLMLAGLTQAELLKLSPELGDCVGMLEEEDAKSGRQEKDGECDPETLESIGYSSRGTSAGDGRADIPREGKAEEAKESQRTTSFSEMARRRKKSGNLTSETYYSTSRHYPGGVLDSPPPPPPPRPLPPIPPSVPSHRASTLVANSSRPERFDWLIAFTPEVDAPPQSTQLRKSQAETIKKTSPLPKVTSFKELRYRNKSGAPTTRVITDPDPDPNVITPDPDILYNLKWRREKEGSGGSQWEYTSQAQALFMQPPPALTSMAALKEMLQRADEESGRADKVGYSRSDNSLWTTSREWEREDVGKEDKERWEEDQAEVRGQADGGRTLESRTTVSSPPLSLIQPPQPYFLHAVPTSHQPGHFHINSRPLAHVGRESSDDLNPNKTKQFPITCGTDDTWGLQGNVDSLYRIDEQSIADDRAADAPECSTPYKNIDVMMTHRCDQIKQTGRHANRNRTSKELPPLPTYYLHRSKHCPLHGGSLPRLSPVGALSPPLRSGALPSGAVGFGLTSPLFPRSHTLPALPAPVYYPHFYPPIPLCAPPLPPKLYQVSQHPRVATVRSVSFAGSVRRGEASWMGEDVPHPMRGHRLSSLHLLEKRALVSAVSVAVEAVLAQFSSSRTVVQKALSGDSTVNPSLGRLVLQCLCPALHGLLTDGLKPHQSDLIAGRRPNSAWSLVLASTRPGPKTQALFNLQLRVGELPQLRQSKHRFNAFVLGLLNSKQLDFWISNLQSSRDILDTYYRPSSFMRLSMSVCHPLLEELLLVLQPLSLLTFNLDLLFQHHHLEPPPTAPQVHSSACQDAGKPTQPEIRGGKYMESLSGVDFSGPANQETETAQLSPGNAGWSFTLGHTSPQLRWVQDKRIGELPPPNLDEDSLAQQAGQVLQQGWGTMMRWGEKLSQNLADLSLAAGKTEEAQNNHLAQTESDFSPGNSVTQVSWSLGRLFGSTATRSPNSPVGHTPPSRRPSQWLAPGVTALTRMVSSTSAPVLKKSPEPVEGNHTVPKNQSDAPEVTEKPHRSVRTLCDHTGSGSELSFRKDEELVVLAGVDQDWIRCRQGDREGLVPIGYTSIII, from the exons ATGCAATCTTCTGCCTGCTCATCCCAGTCCGCCAAGCCGCGGCGTTTCGACATCAGTCGACGGGCCACCACCTACACTGGACCAAAGTCTCGTATTGCTCCGAAAGAGGATAAAAACATGAACCCCATCACGTCGTCCTCCCCTAGACGTGTGACTAAAGCTCCAGTTGCCACCCCCAGGACCCGGCCTACGGTGCAGCCTCGGGCGCCATTCATCCAAAGCAGATTCAGCGCCCAAAAACAGAGCTCCGTCCCTTTGAAATCAGCAAAACCCAAACCCAAGAGCCTTCGCATCGcagtgacaggaaaaaaaatctcccctcCGCTTCCCGCGGCTCCTTCGGTACTCCCTCTCGACCCCAATTGCAACGAGGCGAGCCTGCCGTGCTTGTGTTGCGACGGTCGCTCGCCGCAGGACAACAACAGCATGttcaaccataaccacaacaacaacaacactattTCTCTCAGGCATCAGCTGCAgcttcctcctccacctcctgtGGCTCCACCCCAGAGGAAAAAAGAGACGGGGGTGAAAGAGCAGCTCCGGTTGCCCTCTCAGCCAGAGCCACATTCTCGGCCTGCCGTCCATGAAGACATATTAGAAAAAGCGGATCTAGATGACAAGAAAGAAGCCAAATCtgaagaagaggaagacgaGAGCAGCAGCGGAGACATCGATATCGATGACGAAGACGATGATGACGGCGACCGCGATGATGAGGACGATGACGACACCCTGGTGCCCTCATGCTGCGATTGCCCTCCCTCCCTGCTGGAGTTCTCgctctcctcctccacctcctcctcctctactTCCATTAGCTCTTGCTCCGATCTGGAGTCGGACTCGGCCGATCATTACGTCCCCCAACGCCAAGACCCCCTGTCGGTCAAAGACTCGTCGCCACAATGTCAGCCGCCCGCACGTTCGCTCCCGTCCTTGCCGATTGGCCACAATCCCTTCAAAGTGACGTCGCGCAGCCCTCTTTCCTCCCCAGATGAGGGTTATCCATCGGCATTGGACACCCCATCTCCCGACTATTTGGGAGTCAAAGAAGATGCCGAAGCCTCCAAGCTGGGTTTGCTGGACTTCTTGGAATCGGTGGGCGAGTTTGGGAAAATGGAACGTTTCAGTCAGGTGATCCAAGTGGCTCGATGGGATTTAGAGGGCGAGCAAAATTGGGATGTGTTGAGAGACCGTTTGGATCACTTGGATCGCTTAGAAAAGGTCAATAGAGAGATCAAACTATCTTACATCGCCCGGCTTCACGAGAAGGGCTGCAATCTGGATGACCTGGAGGAGCGCGACCTGTCCGACGTCATGGATGAAATGGGAAACATCGACGTGGGCTGGAAGCTTTACAAAAACCGTAGCGCATCAATAGCGGAATCCCAGGAGTTCTCAGACGCCGGCGTGGACTTGACCGCTCCGTCAGATTGCGAAGATCCTCTCGCTCCGGACTCTCTCACCCCTTCCCCGGCCGAGCCTCCCCCTCGCCCCCCCAAGCCTCCGGCCCGTCATGCCAGCGTCAACTCCGACCTCCACACCTACATTAACATCAGCCGGGAGACCACCTCCATGGCCGTGTCCACCACCCCTACCTTGACCACTTTCTCACCCAACTCTTCCTCTCCCACATTCACCACCTTTCGCTGTGAGAAACCTTCCCCCCCATCTCCCCCATCCATCCCTCCCCTCCCCGCCTCCAAAGCCATCCCATACCTGACTCTTTACACCACCTCCGCTCCATCCATCCCCACCCCGACTCCTCCCATCCCTCCACCTCGGAGGCGACACCTGGCCAGGAAAGAAGCCCAACGTCTCGCCGCCCTTCAGGCCGAACAAGAAAAGACCCCCTTGTCCCTACCTCCCCCCACCACACGTCCACCACCTTTGCCTCCACCGCCGGTTATCTCCTCCTCTCTGCCCCCTCCAGGTATACCCCCGCCACCACCTCCGGCACTGCCTCCCCCACCTTCTTTCCATGCGCTGGACGTGGAAATCCGCAAGCTCTTAATGCTGGCGGGGCTGACCCAGGCCGAGCTCCTAAAACTGAGCCCAGAGCTCGGTGATTGCGTCGGGATGTTGGAAGAAGAAGATGCCAAATCCGGACGACAAGAGAAGGACGGTGAATGCGATCCTGAAACATTGGAAAGCATTGGATATAGCAGTCGAGGCACGTCGGCTGGTGATGGACGGGCAGATATTCCCAGGGAGGGCAAGGCGGAAGAGGCAAAAGAATCCCAGAGAACCACCTCCTTCTCAGAAATGGCCCGAAGACGAAAGAAGAGTGGCAATCTAACATCCGAAACGTACTACAGCACATCCCGCCATTATCCAGGTGGGGTCCTAGATTCtccaccccctcctcctccgcctcgaCCCTTACCCCCAATTCCGCCAAGCGTGCCATCCCATCGAGCCAGCACCCTGGTGGCAAATTCCTCTCGGCCTGAGCGTTTCGATTGGCTGATAGCGTTCACGCCCGAAGTCGACGCCCCGCCGCAATCCACTCAATTGAGAAAATCTCAGGCGGAAACCATAAAGAAGACTTCCCCGCTTCCAAAAGTGACCAGCTTCAAGGAGTTGCGTTACCGTAACAAAAGCGGCGCCCCTACCACAAGGGTGATCACTGACCCTGACCCCGACCCCAACGTCATCACCCCGGACCCCGACATACTATACAACCTGAAGTGGAGACGGGAGAAGGAGGGCAGCGGCGGCAGCCAATGGGAATACACCTCTCAGGCCCAGGCCCTATTCATGCAACCCCCACCGGCTCTCACCTCCATGGCGGCGTTGAAAGAAATGCTGCAGAGGGCAGACGAGGAGAGTGGAAGAGCCGACAAGGTGGGCTACTCGCGCAGTGACAACAGCCTATGGACGACTAGCAGGGAGTGGGAGCGTGAAGATGTGGGGAAGGAAGACAAGGAGAGGTGGGAAGAAGACCAGGCGGAGGTGCGAGGACAGGCTGACGGAGGGAGAACACTTGAGTCAAGAACCACTG TTTCCTCTCCCCCACTTTCCCTTATCCAACCCCCTCAGCCTTACTTCCTCCACGCCGTCCCCACTTCCCACCAACCGGGCCATTTCCATATAAATTCCCGACCACTCGCCCACGTCGGCCGAGAGTCCTCGGACGActtaaatccaaataaaaccAAACAATTTCCCATTACATGCGGAACTGATGACACTTGGGGCCTTCAGGGTAACGTGGACTCTCTCTACCGCATTGACGAGCAGAGTATTGCAGACGATCGTGCTGCAGATGCTCCAGAATGCAGCACCCCATATAAAAACATCGATGTTATGATGACTCACCGATGCGATCAAATAAAGCAAACAGGCCGTCACGCTAACAGAAACAGGACCTCAAAAGAGCTCCCACCCCTGCCCACTTATTACCTGCACCGCTCCAAGCACTGCCCATTGCACGGGGGCTCCCTTCCCCGCCTCTCCCCCGTCGGAGCCCTCTCGCCTCCCCTGCGTTCGGGAGCGCTGCCATCCGGCGCGGTGGGCTTTGGCCTAACATCACCCCTTTTCCCTCGCTCGCACACCTTGCCAGCTTTACCCGCTCCCGTTTACTACCCACACTTTTACCCGCCTATACCCCTCTGTGCGCCTCCCCTTCCCCCAAAACTCTACCAGGTTTCTCAGCATCCACGCGTGGCCA CTGTTCGCAGTGTATCGTTTGCTGGATCTGTGCGGAGAGGTGAAGCATCCTGGATGGGTGAAGATGTGCCCCATCCTATGAGAGGACATCGTCTGTCCTCTCTACACCTGTTGGAAAAGAGAG CTCTGGTTAGCGCAGTCAGCGTGGCAGTGGAAGCCGTCTTGGCCCAGTTCAGTTCTTCTCGGACTGTGGTTCAAAAG GCCTTATCGGGAGACAGCACCGTAAATCCATCTTTGGGCCGTCTGGTGCTGCAGTGCCTCTGCCCCGCCCTCCACGGCCTGCTGACGGACGGTCTCAAGCCCCATCAGAGTGACCTGATTGCAGGCAGGAGGCCCAATTCGGCTTGGAGCTTGGTACTGGCTTCAACAAGACCAG GACCTAAAACACAAGCCCTGTTCAATCTACAACTTCGAGTCGGAGAACTTCCTCAGCTGAGACAGAGCAAACACCGCTTCAATGCATTTGTCCTCGGATTACTCAA ttcaaagcaGCTTGATTTCTGGATTTCCAACCTTCAGTCCAGCCGAG ATATTTTGGATACATATTACCGTCCATCCTCCTTCATGCGTCTGTCAATGAGCGTTTGCCATCCTCTGTTGGAAGAGCTCCTCCTGGTGCTGCAGCCTCTCAGCTTGCTCACCTTCAACCTTGACCTGCTCTTCCAACACCACCACCTGGAGCCCCCGCCCACTGCGCCACAGGTGCATAGTTCTGCTTGCCAAGATGCAGGAAAACCAACCCAGCCCGAAATAAGAGGTGGAAAATACATGGAAAGCCTCTCGGGAGTCGACTTTTCAGGTCCCGCAAATCAGGAAACTGAAACGGCTCAACTTAGTCCTGGTAACGCAGGGTGGTCCTTCACCCTTGGGCACACTAGTCCACAGCTGCGGTGGGTCCAGGACAAGAGAATTGGCGAACTACCTCCTCCAAATCTAGATGAGGACAGCCTCGCTCAGCAGGCTGGACAG GTTCTGCAACAGGGCTGGGGGACTATGATGCGCTGGGGAGAAAAACTCAGCCAAAATCTAGCCGATCTCAGTTTGGCAGCAGGAAAAACGGAGGAGGCCCAAAATAATcacctggcccagacagagagTGACTTTTCCCCGGGTAACTCTGTCACTCAAGTGTCCTGGAGCCTGGGTCGCCTCTTTGGCTCTACTGCAACCAGAAGCCCCAATAGTCCAGTAGGCCACACACCACCAAGCAG GCGTCCATCGCAGTGGTTGGCTCCGGGCGTCACAGCGCTGACGCGAATGGTAAGCAGCACTTCTGcgccagttttaaaaaaaagcccagaaCCAGTGGAAGGGAATCATACGGTGCCCAAAAACCAATCTGATGCTCCAGAAGTGACAGAAAAACCACACag GTCCGTGCGAACGCTCTGCGACCACACCGGATCAGGCTCCGAGCTCAGCTTCCGTAAAGACGAGGAGCTCGTAGTCTTAGCGGGTGTCGACCAAGACTGGATCCGCTGTCGTCAAGGAGACCGAGAGGGGCTTGTACCGATTGGCTACACCTCGATcatcatttga
- the rusc1 gene encoding RUN and SH3 domain containing 1 isoform X1, which yields MQSSACSSQSAKPRRFDISRRATTYTGPKSRIAPKEDKNMNPITSSSPRRVTKAPVATPRTRPTVQPRAPFIQSRFSAQKQSSVPLKSAKPKPKSLRIAVTGKKISPPLPAAPSVLPLDPNCNEASLPCLCCDGRSPQDNNSMFNHNHNNNNTISLRHQLQLPPPPPVAPPQRKKETGVKEQLRLPSQPEPHSRPAVHEDILEKADLDDKKEAKSEEEEDESSSGDIDIDDEDDDDGDRDDEDDDDTLVPSCCDCPPSLLEFSLSSSTSSSSTSISSCSDLESDSADHYVPQRQDPLSVKDSSPQCQPPARSLPSLPIGHNPFKVTSRSPLSSPDEGYPSALDTPSPDYLGVKEDAEASKLGLLDFLESVGEFGKMERFSQVIQVARWDLEGEQNWDVLRDRLDHLDRLEKVNREIKLSYIARLHEKGCNLDDLEERDLSDVMDEMGNIDVGWKLYKNRSASIAESQEFSDAGVDLTAPSDCEDPLAPDSLTPSPAEPPPRPPKPPARHASVNSDLHTYINISRETTSMAVSTTPTLTTFSPNSSSPTFTTFRCEKPSPPSPPSIPPLPASKAIPYLTLYTTSAPSIPTPTPPIPPPRRRHLARKEAQRLAALQAEQEKTPLSLPPPTTRPPPLPPPPVISSSLPPPGIPPPPPPALPPPPSFHALDVEIRKLLMLAGLTQAELLKLSPELGDCVGMLEEEDAKSGRQEKDGECDPETLESIGYSSRGTSAGDGRADIPREGKAEEAKESQRTTSFSEMARRRKKSGNLTSETYYSTSRHYPGGVLDSPPPPPPPRPLPPIPPSVPSHRASTLVANSSRPERFDWLIAFTPEVDAPPQSTQLRKSQAETIKKTSPLPKVTSFKELRYRNKSGAPTTRVITDPDPDPNVITPDPDILYNLKWRREKEGSGGSQWEYTSQAQALFMQPPPALTSMAALKEMLQRADEESGRADKVGYSRSDNSLWTTSREWEREDVGKEDKERWEEDQAEVRGQADGGRTLESRTTAVSSPPLSLIQPPQPYFLHAVPTSHQPGHFHINSRPLAHVGRESSDDLNPNKTKQFPITCGTDDTWGLQGNVDSLYRIDEQSIADDRAADAPECSTPYKNIDVMMTHRCDQIKQTGRHANRNRTSKELPPLPTYYLHRSKHCPLHGGSLPRLSPVGALSPPLRSGALPSGAVGFGLTSPLFPRSHTLPALPAPVYYPHFYPPIPLCAPPLPPKLYQVSQHPRVATVRSVSFAGSVRRGEASWMGEDVPHPMRGHRLSSLHLLEKRALVSAVSVAVEAVLAQFSSSRTVVQKALSGDSTVNPSLGRLVLQCLCPALHGLLTDGLKPHQSDLIAGRRPNSAWSLVLASTRPGPKTQALFNLQLRVGELPQLRQSKHRFNAFVLGLLNSKQLDFWISNLQSSRDILDTYYRPSSFMRLSMSVCHPLLEELLLVLQPLSLLTFNLDLLFQHHHLEPPPTAPQVHSSACQDAGKPTQPEIRGGKYMESLSGVDFSGPANQETETAQLSPGNAGWSFTLGHTSPQLRWVQDKRIGELPPPNLDEDSLAQQAGQVLQQGWGTMMRWGEKLSQNLADLSLAAGKTEEAQNNHLAQTESDFSPGNSVTQVSWSLGRLFGSTATRSPNSPVGHTPPSRRPSQWLAPGVTALTRMVSSTSAPVLKKSPEPVEGNHTVPKNQSDAPEVTEKPHRSVRTLCDHTGSGSELSFRKDEELVVLAGVDQDWIRCRQGDREGLVPIGYTSIII from the exons ATGCAATCTTCTGCCTGCTCATCCCAGTCCGCCAAGCCGCGGCGTTTCGACATCAGTCGACGGGCCACCACCTACACTGGACCAAAGTCTCGTATTGCTCCGAAAGAGGATAAAAACATGAACCCCATCACGTCGTCCTCCCCTAGACGTGTGACTAAAGCTCCAGTTGCCACCCCCAGGACCCGGCCTACGGTGCAGCCTCGGGCGCCATTCATCCAAAGCAGATTCAGCGCCCAAAAACAGAGCTCCGTCCCTTTGAAATCAGCAAAACCCAAACCCAAGAGCCTTCGCATCGcagtgacaggaaaaaaaatctcccctcCGCTTCCCGCGGCTCCTTCGGTACTCCCTCTCGACCCCAATTGCAACGAGGCGAGCCTGCCGTGCTTGTGTTGCGACGGTCGCTCGCCGCAGGACAACAACAGCATGttcaaccataaccacaacaacaacaacactattTCTCTCAGGCATCAGCTGCAgcttcctcctccacctcctgtGGCTCCACCCCAGAGGAAAAAAGAGACGGGGGTGAAAGAGCAGCTCCGGTTGCCCTCTCAGCCAGAGCCACATTCTCGGCCTGCCGTCCATGAAGACATATTAGAAAAAGCGGATCTAGATGACAAGAAAGAAGCCAAATCtgaagaagaggaagacgaGAGCAGCAGCGGAGACATCGATATCGATGACGAAGACGATGATGACGGCGACCGCGATGATGAGGACGATGACGACACCCTGGTGCCCTCATGCTGCGATTGCCCTCCCTCCCTGCTGGAGTTCTCgctctcctcctccacctcctcctcctctactTCCATTAGCTCTTGCTCCGATCTGGAGTCGGACTCGGCCGATCATTACGTCCCCCAACGCCAAGACCCCCTGTCGGTCAAAGACTCGTCGCCACAATGTCAGCCGCCCGCACGTTCGCTCCCGTCCTTGCCGATTGGCCACAATCCCTTCAAAGTGACGTCGCGCAGCCCTCTTTCCTCCCCAGATGAGGGTTATCCATCGGCATTGGACACCCCATCTCCCGACTATTTGGGAGTCAAAGAAGATGCCGAAGCCTCCAAGCTGGGTTTGCTGGACTTCTTGGAATCGGTGGGCGAGTTTGGGAAAATGGAACGTTTCAGTCAGGTGATCCAAGTGGCTCGATGGGATTTAGAGGGCGAGCAAAATTGGGATGTGTTGAGAGACCGTTTGGATCACTTGGATCGCTTAGAAAAGGTCAATAGAGAGATCAAACTATCTTACATCGCCCGGCTTCACGAGAAGGGCTGCAATCTGGATGACCTGGAGGAGCGCGACCTGTCCGACGTCATGGATGAAATGGGAAACATCGACGTGGGCTGGAAGCTTTACAAAAACCGTAGCGCATCAATAGCGGAATCCCAGGAGTTCTCAGACGCCGGCGTGGACTTGACCGCTCCGTCAGATTGCGAAGATCCTCTCGCTCCGGACTCTCTCACCCCTTCCCCGGCCGAGCCTCCCCCTCGCCCCCCCAAGCCTCCGGCCCGTCATGCCAGCGTCAACTCCGACCTCCACACCTACATTAACATCAGCCGGGAGACCACCTCCATGGCCGTGTCCACCACCCCTACCTTGACCACTTTCTCACCCAACTCTTCCTCTCCCACATTCACCACCTTTCGCTGTGAGAAACCTTCCCCCCCATCTCCCCCATCCATCCCTCCCCTCCCCGCCTCCAAAGCCATCCCATACCTGACTCTTTACACCACCTCCGCTCCATCCATCCCCACCCCGACTCCTCCCATCCCTCCACCTCGGAGGCGACACCTGGCCAGGAAAGAAGCCCAACGTCTCGCCGCCCTTCAGGCCGAACAAGAAAAGACCCCCTTGTCCCTACCTCCCCCCACCACACGTCCACCACCTTTGCCTCCACCGCCGGTTATCTCCTCCTCTCTGCCCCCTCCAGGTATACCCCCGCCACCACCTCCGGCACTGCCTCCCCCACCTTCTTTCCATGCGCTGGACGTGGAAATCCGCAAGCTCTTAATGCTGGCGGGGCTGACCCAGGCCGAGCTCCTAAAACTGAGCCCAGAGCTCGGTGATTGCGTCGGGATGTTGGAAGAAGAAGATGCCAAATCCGGACGACAAGAGAAGGACGGTGAATGCGATCCTGAAACATTGGAAAGCATTGGATATAGCAGTCGAGGCACGTCGGCTGGTGATGGACGGGCAGATATTCCCAGGGAGGGCAAGGCGGAAGAGGCAAAAGAATCCCAGAGAACCACCTCCTTCTCAGAAATGGCCCGAAGACGAAAGAAGAGTGGCAATCTAACATCCGAAACGTACTACAGCACATCCCGCCATTATCCAGGTGGGGTCCTAGATTCtccaccccctcctcctccgcctcgaCCCTTACCCCCAATTCCGCCAAGCGTGCCATCCCATCGAGCCAGCACCCTGGTGGCAAATTCCTCTCGGCCTGAGCGTTTCGATTGGCTGATAGCGTTCACGCCCGAAGTCGACGCCCCGCCGCAATCCACTCAATTGAGAAAATCTCAGGCGGAAACCATAAAGAAGACTTCCCCGCTTCCAAAAGTGACCAGCTTCAAGGAGTTGCGTTACCGTAACAAAAGCGGCGCCCCTACCACAAGGGTGATCACTGACCCTGACCCCGACCCCAACGTCATCACCCCGGACCCCGACATACTATACAACCTGAAGTGGAGACGGGAGAAGGAGGGCAGCGGCGGCAGCCAATGGGAATACACCTCTCAGGCCCAGGCCCTATTCATGCAACCCCCACCGGCTCTCACCTCCATGGCGGCGTTGAAAGAAATGCTGCAGAGGGCAGACGAGGAGAGTGGAAGAGCCGACAAGGTGGGCTACTCGCGCAGTGACAACAGCCTATGGACGACTAGCAGGGAGTGGGAGCGTGAAGATGTGGGGAAGGAAGACAAGGAGAGGTGGGAAGAAGACCAGGCGGAGGTGCGAGGACAGGCTGACGGAGGGAGAACACTTGAGTCAAGAACCACTG CAGTTTCCTCTCCCCCACTTTCCCTTATCCAACCCCCTCAGCCTTACTTCCTCCACGCCGTCCCCACTTCCCACCAACCGGGCCATTTCCATATAAATTCCCGACCACTCGCCCACGTCGGCCGAGAGTCCTCGGACGActtaaatccaaataaaaccAAACAATTTCCCATTACATGCGGAACTGATGACACTTGGGGCCTTCAGGGTAACGTGGACTCTCTCTACCGCATTGACGAGCAGAGTATTGCAGACGATCGTGCTGCAGATGCTCCAGAATGCAGCACCCCATATAAAAACATCGATGTTATGATGACTCACCGATGCGATCAAATAAAGCAAACAGGCCGTCACGCTAACAGAAACAGGACCTCAAAAGAGCTCCCACCCCTGCCCACTTATTACCTGCACCGCTCCAAGCACTGCCCATTGCACGGGGGCTCCCTTCCCCGCCTCTCCCCCGTCGGAGCCCTCTCGCCTCCCCTGCGTTCGGGAGCGCTGCCATCCGGCGCGGTGGGCTTTGGCCTAACATCACCCCTTTTCCCTCGCTCGCACACCTTGCCAGCTTTACCCGCTCCCGTTTACTACCCACACTTTTACCCGCCTATACCCCTCTGTGCGCCTCCCCTTCCCCCAAAACTCTACCAGGTTTCTCAGCATCCACGCGTGGCCA CTGTTCGCAGTGTATCGTTTGCTGGATCTGTGCGGAGAGGTGAAGCATCCTGGATGGGTGAAGATGTGCCCCATCCTATGAGAGGACATCGTCTGTCCTCTCTACACCTGTTGGAAAAGAGAG CTCTGGTTAGCGCAGTCAGCGTGGCAGTGGAAGCCGTCTTGGCCCAGTTCAGTTCTTCTCGGACTGTGGTTCAAAAG GCCTTATCGGGAGACAGCACCGTAAATCCATCTTTGGGCCGTCTGGTGCTGCAGTGCCTCTGCCCCGCCCTCCACGGCCTGCTGACGGACGGTCTCAAGCCCCATCAGAGTGACCTGATTGCAGGCAGGAGGCCCAATTCGGCTTGGAGCTTGGTACTGGCTTCAACAAGACCAG GACCTAAAACACAAGCCCTGTTCAATCTACAACTTCGAGTCGGAGAACTTCCTCAGCTGAGACAGAGCAAACACCGCTTCAATGCATTTGTCCTCGGATTACTCAA ttcaaagcaGCTTGATTTCTGGATTTCCAACCTTCAGTCCAGCCGAG ATATTTTGGATACATATTACCGTCCATCCTCCTTCATGCGTCTGTCAATGAGCGTTTGCCATCCTCTGTTGGAAGAGCTCCTCCTGGTGCTGCAGCCTCTCAGCTTGCTCACCTTCAACCTTGACCTGCTCTTCCAACACCACCACCTGGAGCCCCCGCCCACTGCGCCACAGGTGCATAGTTCTGCTTGCCAAGATGCAGGAAAACCAACCCAGCCCGAAATAAGAGGTGGAAAATACATGGAAAGCCTCTCGGGAGTCGACTTTTCAGGTCCCGCAAATCAGGAAACTGAAACGGCTCAACTTAGTCCTGGTAACGCAGGGTGGTCCTTCACCCTTGGGCACACTAGTCCACAGCTGCGGTGGGTCCAGGACAAGAGAATTGGCGAACTACCTCCTCCAAATCTAGATGAGGACAGCCTCGCTCAGCAGGCTGGACAG GTTCTGCAACAGGGCTGGGGGACTATGATGCGCTGGGGAGAAAAACTCAGCCAAAATCTAGCCGATCTCAGTTTGGCAGCAGGAAAAACGGAGGAGGCCCAAAATAATcacctggcccagacagagagTGACTTTTCCCCGGGTAACTCTGTCACTCAAGTGTCCTGGAGCCTGGGTCGCCTCTTTGGCTCTACTGCAACCAGAAGCCCCAATAGTCCAGTAGGCCACACACCACCAAGCAG GCGTCCATCGCAGTGGTTGGCTCCGGGCGTCACAGCGCTGACGCGAATGGTAAGCAGCACTTCTGcgccagttttaaaaaaaagcccagaaCCAGTGGAAGGGAATCATACGGTGCCCAAAAACCAATCTGATGCTCCAGAAGTGACAGAAAAACCACACag GTCCGTGCGAACGCTCTGCGACCACACCGGATCAGGCTCCGAGCTCAGCTTCCGTAAAGACGAGGAGCTCGTAGTCTTAGCGGGTGTCGACCAAGACTGGATCCGCTGTCGTCAAGGAGACCGAGAGGGGCTTGTACCGATTGGCTACACCTCGATcatcatttga